In Gimesia benthica, a single window of DNA contains:
- a CDS encoding Bax inhibitor-1/YccA family protein has product MNNYSPDYYDQDTTAGRGMFAIDAIAEERAAFIRKTYMHLTGAIFVFMGLEFIIFSSPTLLRGVLSLFTASPWIILIAFLGASWLASSLASSAKSLGTQYLGLGLYTLAEAIIFVPILAIASQMSNQTVIPIAAVITLCIFGGLTAYVLVTGADFSFLGGGLTIALLAAIGIAIGAAIFGVSLGLWFAAAMVVLMSGFILYETSNVLHQYSTDQYVSASLALFASVATLFWYVLRIVMMFASED; this is encoded by the coding sequence ATGAACAACTACAGTCCTGACTACTATGACCAGGATACGACGGCCGGCCGCGGTATGTTTGCAATCGACGCGATTGCAGAAGAGCGCGCTGCTTTCATCCGCAAAACGTACATGCACCTGACCGGTGCGATCTTTGTATTTATGGGACTGGAATTTATAATTTTCAGTTCGCCCACCTTACTGCGCGGCGTACTGAGCCTGTTCACCGCCAGTCCCTGGATTATTTTGATTGCCTTCCTGGGAGCCAGCTGGTTAGCCAGTTCCTTGGCGTCAAGTGCCAAGTCTCTGGGAACGCAGTATCTGGGGCTGGGGTTATATACCCTGGCGGAAGCGATTATCTTTGTGCCGATCCTGGCTATTGCCAGTCAGATGTCGAATCAGACCGTGATTCCGATTGCGGCGGTGATTACCCTCTGTATCTTCGGGGGCTTGACAGCTTACGTGCTCGTGACGGGCGCAGACTTCTCCTTCCTGGGCGGAGGACTGACGATTGCCCTGCTGGCAGCAATCGGGATTGCCATCGGTGCTGCAATCTTTGGAGTCTCCCTGGGACTCTGGTTTGCTGCTGCCATGGTAGTGCTGATGAGTGGTTTCATTCTGTATGAAACTTCAAATGTCCTGCATCAGTACTCGACCGATCAGTACGTTTCGGCTTCACTGGCGCTGTTCGCCTCCGTCGCCACCCTGTTCTGGTACGTGCTGCGGATCGTAATGATGTTTGCTTCGGAAGACTAA
- a CDS encoding hydantoinase B/oxoprolinase family protein → MDQIEKKWEFWIDVGGTFTDCIARSPRNEFIPFKTLSSGITKGRIQEIPDPTIIIDPSRQGDPADFWQEYQIVFLNEAGQPVHSAQVTSFDTTTGSLQFTPSLPESVSVSSGYELSSGEEAPVLAIRWILGLKKTEPISNVIVKLGTTRGTNALLTRNGARTAFITTRGFADVLLIGNQDRPRLFDLVIQKPEPLFESTVEINERIDSEGSVLQPPDPQIIRQQLAELKATGVESLAICLLHSFANPEHEELVARLAEEAGFDEISISSRLSPLIKIVSRGDTTVMDAYLNPILKDYIKKLRTPLENCELKLMTSAGGLVDASHFVGKDSILSGPAGGVIGYSRVAEIAGFPRSIGFDMGGTSTDVSRFDGVYEREFETRKAGVRIVAPMLSIETVAAGGGSICGFDGIKLHVGPASAGADPGPACYGRGGPLTVTDLNLFLGKILPSRFPFALDHGAVEQRLTALCEEIADSPMGKTYTPLELAEGFLQIANANMVRAIRNISVARGYDPADYVLVSFGGAGSQHACAIARSLGIHEVLIHPYSGILSAFGIGQADVRRFGQQSVLETWSDELQQELQNRFSALDQSVYDEVRAEGIPPERIKAPEHSLEMRYLGTDATIQVRCQQGLDERTQFEQEHQRLYGYKHTAREIEVTALRTEIVGLMEEPHLPAKEPVSRTPQPVETTTAYFQGQAQETAVYLREDLQPGDQLAGPAIICEAISTVIIDPGFTAEILSRGETLMRETSPQSGGHADISTEADPVMLEIFNNLFASIAEQMGITLQKTSISTNVKERLDFSCAVFSATGDLVVNAPHIPVHLGAMSETVKRIIADNPDLGPGDVFVTNDPYRGGSHLPDVTVITPVHHPESGELVFFTASRAHHAEIGGIVPGSMPPFSKTLADEGVLIRNFKLVDHGTSREAELRDLLLSGEHPSRSVADNLSDVSAQVAANNCGVTLLNDLVHRYSLPVVQAYMKHIQQAATEKMQLALTAIEDGDYSFTDHLDNGAPLCVKISIQGSRAVVDFTGTGPVLETNLNANRAIVNAAVLYVFRCLIQEDIPLNSGVLAPVEIILPECFLNPPERDSPAECAAMVGGNVETSQRTVDTLLGALGKAAASQGTMNNLTFGDETFGYYETICGGSGATADSAGTDAVHTHMTNTRLTDAEIIERRYPVRLHEFSIRTGSGGAGQHPGGDGIVRRIEFLKPLRISLLSERRGDYAPFGLDGGEPGQIGENLLQKAGKSTEESLGGKLSISVDAGDTLTIKTPGGGGYGTPGNTPAK, encoded by the coding sequence ATGGATCAGATCGAAAAAAAGTGGGAATTCTGGATCGATGTAGGCGGCACCTTCACAGACTGTATTGCCCGCTCTCCCCGGAATGAGTTCATCCCCTTTAAGACTCTTAGTTCGGGTATCACGAAAGGTCGTATACAGGAAATCCCTGATCCCACGATCATTATCGATCCTTCCCGGCAGGGTGACCCGGCAGACTTCTGGCAGGAATACCAGATCGTATTTCTGAATGAAGCGGGACAGCCCGTGCATTCGGCACAAGTAACTTCCTTTGACACCACCACCGGTTCCCTGCAATTCACCCCCAGCCTGCCTGAGTCTGTTTCCGTCTCATCCGGCTATGAACTTTCATCCGGCGAAGAAGCACCGGTTCTCGCTATTCGCTGGATTCTCGGCCTCAAGAAAACCGAACCGATTTCCAATGTCATTGTGAAACTCGGCACGACACGCGGCACCAATGCTCTGCTCACCCGTAACGGTGCCCGCACCGCTTTCATCACCACCCGGGGCTTCGCAGATGTGCTCCTGATCGGCAATCAGGATCGCCCCCGGCTATTCGATCTCGTGATCCAGAAACCGGAGCCCCTGTTCGAAAGCACGGTCGAAATCAACGAGCGAATCGACTCTGAGGGAAGTGTTCTGCAGCCCCCTGACCCGCAAATCATCCGCCAGCAGTTAGCAGAACTCAAAGCAACCGGTGTCGAATCACTGGCGATCTGCCTGCTGCATTCTTTTGCCAACCCGGAGCATGAAGAACTCGTCGCCCGACTCGCAGAAGAAGCAGGCTTTGATGAAATCAGTATTTCCAGCCGGCTTTCGCCCCTCATCAAAATCGTCTCCCGCGGCGATACGACGGTTATGGATGCCTACCTGAATCCGATCCTCAAAGACTACATCAAGAAGCTCCGCACTCCCCTGGAAAATTGCGAACTTAAACTGATGACCTCCGCCGGTGGTCTGGTTGACGCTTCGCATTTCGTCGGCAAGGACAGTATCCTCTCGGGCCCCGCTGGAGGTGTGATTGGTTATTCCCGCGTCGCTGAAATCGCAGGTTTTCCCCGTTCGATCGGCTTCGACATGGGAGGTACCAGCACCGATGTCTCTCGCTTTGATGGCGTTTATGAGCGGGAATTCGAAACCCGTAAAGCAGGCGTGCGGATTGTTGCCCCGATGCTGAGTATCGAAACTGTCGCAGCCGGTGGGGGAAGTATCTGCGGATTTGACGGCATCAAGCTCCACGTCGGCCCCGCCAGTGCAGGCGCGGATCCGGGCCCTGCCTGCTATGGACGAGGTGGCCCCCTGACGGTGACTGACCTGAATCTTTTCCTCGGAAAGATTCTTCCAAGCCGATTTCCGTTTGCTCTCGATCATGGTGCTGTCGAGCAGCGTCTGACGGCGCTCTGCGAGGAAATCGCTGACTCCCCGATGGGCAAAACATACACTCCTCTCGAACTGGCTGAGGGGTTCCTGCAGATCGCGAATGCCAACATGGTACGTGCGATCCGCAACATCTCCGTAGCCCGTGGTTACGATCCTGCAGACTACGTGCTGGTCAGTTTTGGCGGCGCCGGTTCTCAACATGCGTGTGCCATCGCCCGTTCTCTGGGAATTCATGAAGTACTGATCCATCCTTACTCCGGTATTCTCAGTGCCTTTGGTATCGGTCAGGCCGATGTACGCCGTTTTGGTCAGCAGTCAGTTCTTGAGACCTGGTCAGATGAATTACAGCAGGAACTGCAGAACCGCTTTTCAGCGCTCGACCAAAGCGTTTACGATGAAGTCCGCGCGGAAGGCATCCCTCCGGAACGGATCAAAGCCCCCGAGCATTCCCTTGAGATGCGTTACCTTGGCACCGACGCCACGATTCAGGTTCGTTGTCAGCAGGGACTGGATGAGCGGACGCAGTTCGAACAGGAACATCAGCGACTCTATGGCTACAAACACACGGCGCGAGAAATTGAGGTTACTGCACTCCGTACCGAAATAGTCGGACTGATGGAAGAGCCCCATTTACCCGCCAAGGAGCCGGTTTCGCGTACCCCTCAACCTGTCGAAACCACAACAGCCTACTTTCAGGGACAGGCCCAGGAGACCGCCGTTTATCTAAGGGAGGACCTGCAGCCCGGCGATCAGCTCGCAGGCCCCGCGATCATCTGTGAAGCGATCTCGACAGTAATCATCGATCCCGGCTTCACTGCAGAGATTCTGTCCCGCGGAGAAACGTTGATGCGGGAGACCTCACCGCAGTCAGGCGGCCATGCGGATATCAGCACCGAAGCCGATCCGGTCATGCTGGAAATCTTCAACAACCTGTTCGCGTCCATCGCCGAGCAGATGGGAATCACCCTGCAGAAAACATCAATTTCCACCAACGTCAAAGAGAGACTGGACTTCAGTTGCGCGGTCTTCTCCGCAACGGGAGACCTCGTCGTAAATGCGCCACATATCCCCGTTCACCTGGGAGCCATGAGTGAAACGGTAAAGCGGATCATCGCCGATAATCCGGACCTGGGACCGGGCGATGTGTTCGTGACCAACGATCCGTATCGAGGTGGTTCCCATCTGCCCGACGTAACGGTGATCACTCCCGTGCATCATCCGGAAAGCGGAGAACTCGTATTTTTTACTGCCAGCCGCGCACATCATGCAGAGATCGGTGGAATTGTTCCCGGCAGTATGCCCCCCTTCTCTAAGACACTGGCCGATGAAGGTGTGCTGATTCGAAACTTCAAACTGGTCGACCATGGCACCTCCCGTGAAGCTGAACTCCGCGATCTGTTGCTTTCTGGCGAACATCCTTCGCGTTCGGTGGCTGATAACCTGTCGGATGTCTCCGCGCAGGTTGCGGCTAATAATTGTGGTGTCACATTACTGAATGATCTAGTGCATCGTTATTCCCTGCCGGTCGTCCAAGCTTACATGAAACACATTCAGCAGGCTGCCACCGAAAAGATGCAGCTCGCACTCACTGCGATTGAAGACGGCGACTATTCGTTTACCGATCATCTTGATAATGGTGCGCCGCTCTGTGTGAAAATCTCGATCCAGGGGAGTCGTGCTGTTGTCGACTTCACAGGTACTGGACCGGTGCTGGAGACCAACCTGAATGCGAATCGCGCCATTGTGAACGCGGCTGTGCTCTATGTCTTTCGCTGCCTGATTCAGGAAGACATTCCGCTCAACAGCGGCGTACTGGCTCCGGTCGAAATCATACTGCCTGAATGCTTCCTGAATCCACCCGAACGGGATTCTCCCGCCGAATGTGCCGCGATGGTGGGAGGCAACGTCGAAACCTCGCAGCGAACCGTCGATACTCTGCTCGGAGCGTTGGGTAAAGCAGCTGCCAGCCAGGGAACGATGAATAATCTCACTTTCGGCGATGAGACCTTCGGCTACTACGAAACCATCTGCGGTGGTAGTGGCGCGACCGCAGACAGTGCTGGTACTGACGCCGTCCACACGCATATGACCAATACCCGACTGACCGATGCTGAGATTATCGAACGTCGCTATCCGGTTAGACTACATGAATTCTCGATCCGCACTGGATCTGGAGGGGCAGGTCAACACCCGGGAGGAGACGGCATCGTCCGACGGATCGAATTCCTCAAACCGCTGCGAATCTCACTGCTCTCTGAACGACGGGGCGATTACGCTCCCTTCGGCCTGGATGGTGGAGAACCGGGACAGATCGGCGAGAATCTGCTGCAGAAAGCTGGCAAGTCGACCGAGGAATCGCTGGGAGGTAAACTCTCCATTTCTGTAGATGCGGGCGATACACTGACCATCAAAACGCCAGGTGGCGGTGGTTACGGGACACCAGGCAACACACCAGCAAAGTGA
- a CDS encoding peptidylprolyl isomerase translates to MSQNRRAEVDAALADVDFDKFDYQVVFETTKGTIRMDLYPDVAPGHCKNLIGLTKIGFYDGIIFHRVIPDFVIQVGCPQGTGTGGPGYTIDAEFNNIPHETGVLSMARTSDPNSAGSQFFICLGRVPHLDNSYTVFGRTSDKESEAVVLEIGNVETDHGDRPLDEVKITSSEVIAKEK, encoded by the coding sequence GTGTCTCAAAACCGTCGCGCCGAAGTTGATGCCGCGTTGGCTGATGTTGATTTCGACAAGTTTGATTACCAGGTCGTCTTTGAAACCACTAAGGGAACCATTCGCATGGACCTCTATCCCGATGTGGCTCCCGGACACTGCAAGAACCTGATCGGACTGACAAAAATCGGATTCTATGACGGGATTATCTTTCACCGCGTTATTCCCGATTTCGTGATCCAGGTCGGCTGCCCCCAGGGAACAGGCACCGGTGGTCCGGGTTACACGATCGACGCGGAATTCAACAATATTCCCCATGAGACCGGCGTGCTCTCGATGGCCCGCACCAGTGACCCGAATTCCGCTGGCTCTCAGTTTTTCATCTGCCTGGGCCGTGTACCTCACCTGGACAACTCATATACTGTCTTTGGTAGAACCAGCGACAAAGAGAGCGAAGCGGTCGTACTCGAAATCGGTAATGTCGAAACCGACCACGGCGATCGCCCGCTGGATGAAGTCAAAATCACGAGTTCTGAAGTGATCGCCAAGGAAAAATAA
- the msrP gene encoding protein-methionine-sulfoxide reductase catalytic subunit MsrP, whose amino-acid sequence MNHLLRKIWHVPEHAHTPESVYQNRKSHRREFLKLMGYGLGIAGFADLLSGCEQATQEEIEQAGAVEPLPEALQSVYPAKRNEAFKYGRPETAEIEAEEFTNFYEFTGPTSKEAWKYVGKFQTTPWAVSIEGDCAKPRTFDLDDLYREMQFEERAYRHRCVETWAMCVPWTGFPLASLLKLVEPKPSAKYVAFETFNKPQEAPYMEKSGPGTWPWPYTEGLTIQEAMNELAFIATGLYGKPLLKQNGAPIRLVVPWKYGFKSGKSIVKIKLTAEQPATFWNTVNPGEYGFVANVNPDQPHPRWSQRTEWMLGTEKRYDTKIYNGYGEYVGGLYTG is encoded by the coding sequence ATGAATCACCTGCTCCGAAAAATCTGGCATGTCCCGGAACACGCCCACACCCCAGAATCCGTTTATCAGAATCGCAAATCGCATCGCCGTGAATTCCTCAAACTGATGGGCTACGGTCTGGGTATAGCCGGGTTTGCTGATCTACTCTCCGGCTGTGAACAGGCAACCCAAGAGGAAATCGAACAGGCGGGTGCAGTGGAACCTCTGCCGGAAGCCCTGCAATCCGTCTATCCGGCTAAGCGTAATGAAGCTTTCAAATACGGCCGCCCCGAGACAGCGGAAATCGAGGCAGAAGAGTTCACGAACTTCTACGAATTCACCGGCCCCACCAGTAAAGAGGCCTGGAAGTACGTCGGAAAATTCCAGACCACGCCCTGGGCGGTTTCCATCGAAGGAGATTGTGCCAAACCCCGCACGTTTGACCTCGATGATCTCTACAGGGAAATGCAGTTCGAAGAGCGGGCCTACCGCCATCGTTGCGTCGAAACCTGGGCCATGTGTGTTCCCTGGACCGGTTTCCCCCTGGCCAGCCTGCTCAAGCTGGTTGAACCGAAGCCTTCAGCAAAGTACGTCGCCTTTGAGACGTTCAACAAACCCCAGGAAGCGCCTTACATGGAAAAAAGCGGCCCTGGCACCTGGCCCTGGCCTTATACCGAAGGCCTGACCATTCAGGAAGCGATGAACGAACTCGCCTTCATCGCCACCGGCCTGTATGGGAAGCCGCTGTTGAAACAGAATGGAGCGCCGATCCGTCTGGTCGTTCCCTGGAAATATGGATTCAAATCGGGTAAATCGATCGTCAAGATCAAACTCACTGCAGAGCAACCCGCGACCTTCTGGAACACGGTAAATCCAGGGGAATACGGGTTCGTCGCCAATGTGAATCCGGATCAGCCTCATCCCCGCTGGAGCCAACGCACGGAATGGATGCTGGGCACTGAGAAACGCTACGACACCAAGATTTACAATGGTTACGGGGAATATGTTGGCGGCCTCTACACAGGCTGA
- a CDS encoding dihydrodipicolinate synthase family protein: protein MTIDLSTQLKGVLPPVITPLTSERRLDAASAESVYRFMLKQGAHGLFLFGTSGEGPLLCEPDREEATEIAVKVVDGSVPLLVGVIAPGTEQIIAQAKVAKAQGADAVVVCPPFYYPASQKDMLVHYRTIREAVDIPIFAYDIPVMTKIKIELDTLMTLGKEGTIIGVKDSSGDAVGFHRLVASKPPGMKLFTGAEMLVHAVMMAGADGTVPGLANIGPELFVQLYEAAAAGNHQEAVRLQEAIVRLFEVFVCPNGTMNVGYIIGSMKTALRLRGIIENDTLFHPFPACTPELIERTETIMKEVGCL, encoded by the coding sequence ATGACAATTGATCTTTCCACTCAACTGAAGGGAGTGCTCCCTCCGGTCATCACACCGCTGACGTCCGAACGCAGGCTGGATGCAGCGTCAGCAGAATCCGTCTACCGTTTCATGCTGAAACAGGGCGCGCATGGACTGTTTCTGTTCGGCACCTCAGGCGAAGGCCCCCTGCTCTGTGAACCAGATCGGGAAGAGGCCACCGAAATCGCCGTTAAAGTGGTGGATGGCAGCGTCCCGTTACTGGTGGGCGTGATTGCCCCGGGAACCGAACAGATTATCGCACAGGCCAAGGTCGCCAAAGCACAGGGTGCGGATGCAGTTGTTGTCTGCCCCCCCTTCTATTATCCGGCGAGCCAGAAAGACATGCTCGTCCACTATCGCACAATTCGGGAAGCAGTCGACATTCCGATCTTTGCTTATGACATCCCTGTCATGACGAAAATAAAAATCGAACTCGACACTCTCATGACGCTTGGCAAAGAAGGCACGATCATCGGAGTCAAAGATTCCAGCGGCGATGCCGTCGGCTTTCATCGACTTGTTGCCAGCAAGCCTCCCGGAATGAAGCTCTTCACCGGTGCGGAGATGCTGGTCCATGCCGTCATGATGGCAGGAGCTGACGGCACTGTTCCCGGTCTGGCAAACATAGGTCCTGAACTGTTCGTACAACTCTATGAAGCTGCTGCTGCAGGCAATCACCAGGAAGCGGTTCGTCTTCAGGAAGCCATCGTCAGATTGTTTGAAGTCTTCGTTTGTCCCAACGGAACCATGAATGTAGGCTACATTATCGGCTCGATGAAAACCGCACTGCGTCTCCGCGGCATCATTGAGAATGATACACTGTTCCATCCGTTCCCTGCCTGCACTCCCGAACTGATCGAGCGCACCGAAACAATTATGAAAGAAGTCGGCTGTCTCTGA
- the mch gene encoding methenyltetrahydromethanopterin cyclohydrolase produces MSGVLNERACQLTEQLLARSGELKVFPHALDNGAIVVDCGIETPAGIQAGLLLARICMADLGEVKLVSGELDGQPLPYLQVQTDHAVESCLLSQYAGWKINVGKFFAMGSGPMRAAAEVEDLYRILAFGESPEKTVGVLESNTLPDVNVVEKIAQSTGVDPKNIMLLVAPTSSIAGNIQVIARSVETAMHKLFESKFDVHRVQASFGTAPLAPVAKDHLTGIGRTNDAILYGSAVTLWVVGDDESLQEIGPSLPSCSAACYGKPFLDVFAEANHDFYEIDPSFFSPAVVTLQNLETGNVFRFGEMNPDLLKQSFGL; encoded by the coding sequence ATGAGCGGTGTTTTAAACGAACGGGCGTGTCAGCTGACAGAACAGCTGCTGGCCAGGTCCGGCGAACTGAAAGTCTTTCCGCATGCCCTGGACAACGGCGCTATTGTCGTTGACTGCGGCATAGAGACACCGGCGGGAATACAGGCGGGCCTGCTCCTGGCAAGGATCTGTATGGCGGACCTGGGCGAAGTAAAACTGGTTTCTGGTGAACTCGACGGTCAGCCTCTCCCCTACCTGCAGGTGCAGACTGATCATGCCGTCGAATCCTGTCTCCTGAGTCAGTATGCCGGCTGGAAAATTAATGTAGGTAAATTCTTCGCTATGGGCTCCGGTCCGATGCGGGCTGCTGCCGAAGTCGAAGATCTATACCGGATTCTTGCCTTTGGTGAGTCGCCTGAGAAAACGGTCGGTGTGCTGGAATCCAATACACTGCCCGACGTCAACGTGGTCGAAAAAATTGCACAATCAACGGGCGTCGATCCGAAGAACATCATGCTTCTGGTTGCTCCCACGTCGAGCATCGCCGGTAACATTCAGGTGATTGCCCGCTCGGTAGAGACGGCCATGCATAAACTGTTTGAAAGCAAGTTTGACGTGCATCGTGTCCAGGCGAGCTTCGGTACTGCACCACTGGCTCCTGTCGCCAAAGATCACCTGACGGGCATCGGACGTACTAATGATGCGATTCTATATGGCAGTGCCGTCACACTCTGGGTGGTCGGCGACGACGAGTCGCTGCAGGAGATTGGCCCTTCGCTCCCCTCCTGTTCGGCAGCCTGTTATGGCAAACCGTTTCTGGATGTCTTCGCTGAAGCCAACCATGACTTTTATGAAATCGACCCGAGTTTCTTCAGTCCTGCCGTTGTCACGTTGCAGAACCTGGAGACCGGTAATGTCTTTCGGTTTGGCGAGATGAATCCCGATTTGCTCAAGCAGAGCTTCGGACTCTGA
- the sthA gene encoding Si-specific NAD(P)(+) transhydrogenase produces the protein MKFDIVIIGSGPAGQKAAIAASKLGKRVAIIERNFRGMGGVCLHKGTIPSKTMREAILYLTGYRHRDVYSKWYRRKRRVTMQDLRLKLADVAEHELEIIHDQLERNGVDIFIGEAQFVSPHEVAVDCETGRKVLHGDYILVATGTKPSRPPHIPFDGETIFDSDEIIDLKQIPRSMIVVGGGVIGIEYAIMFATLGVEVTVLDGREHLLEFCDREIIDALIHHARSLGMVFRMGEEVVGIERFSDSMAAVQTESGKRLVADSVLYTVGRVGDADELNFQAAGLEPDERGRLWCNEDHQTWVPHIYGAGDIVGFPALASVSMEQGRRVICNAFNEPFEAFDLMPYGLFTIPEISMVGKTEQQLTEAHIPYEVGAARYREIARGQISGDRDGMLKILFHRETLKILGIHAIGEAATEIVHIGQTVMSFGGTIEYFRNAVFNYPTMAECYKVAAFDALEKMSLDRLFEASKTSKAAATLDKELQETQDEASSVEVLTQTK, from the coding sequence ATGAAATTCGACATTGTAATTATCGGAAGCGGTCCCGCTGGTCAGAAGGCGGCGATAGCAGCTTCGAAACTGGGGAAGCGGGTTGCGATCATTGAGCGTAATTTTCGCGGTATGGGGGGCGTCTGTCTGCACAAGGGGACGATTCCTTCCAAGACGATGCGCGAAGCAATCTTATATTTAACTGGATATCGGCATCGGGACGTCTACAGCAAATGGTATCGTCGGAAGCGGCGAGTCACGATGCAGGACCTGCGGCTGAAGCTGGCAGACGTAGCAGAGCATGAACTGGAAATCATCCATGATCAGCTTGAGCGAAACGGCGTCGACATCTTTATTGGAGAAGCTCAGTTTGTCAGCCCGCATGAAGTGGCTGTCGACTGTGAGACCGGACGCAAGGTTTTGCACGGGGATTACATTCTGGTCGCTACCGGCACCAAGCCTTCGCGGCCGCCTCATATCCCCTTTGATGGCGAAACGATTTTTGATTCCGATGAAATTATCGACCTGAAACAGATTCCCCGTTCAATGATTGTCGTGGGCGGCGGTGTGATCGGCATCGAATACGCGATCATGTTCGCCACTTTGGGGGTCGAAGTTACCGTTCTCGATGGTCGGGAGCACCTGCTCGAGTTCTGTGATCGTGAAATTATCGACGCTCTGATTCATCATGCCCGTTCACTGGGAATGGTTTTCCGGATGGGCGAAGAAGTCGTTGGAATTGAGCGGTTTTCCGATTCAATGGCCGCAGTGCAGACCGAGAGTGGCAAACGACTGGTGGCCGATTCGGTATTGTATACTGTAGGACGTGTGGGAGATGCGGACGAACTGAATTTTCAGGCGGCGGGGCTCGAACCGGATGAACGCGGTCGTCTGTGGTGCAACGAAGATCATCAGACCTGGGTACCTCATATTTACGGTGCGGGCGATATTGTTGGTTTTCCTGCTCTAGCCAGTGTGTCTATGGAGCAGGGACGCCGTGTAATCTGTAATGCCTTTAATGAGCCATTTGAAGCGTTTGATCTGATGCCTTACGGGCTGTTTACGATCCCGGAAATTTCGATGGTGGGTAAAACCGAACAGCAGCTGACTGAAGCTCACATTCCTTATGAAGTCGGCGCGGCACGCTATCGTGAAATTGCCCGTGGGCAGATCTCGGGTGACCGGGACGGGATGTTGAAGATTCTGTTCCACCGCGAGACACTTAAGATTCTGGGGATCCATGCGATCGGAGAAGCGGCCACTGAAATCGTACACATCGGACAGACAGTAATGTCATTTGGAGGCACGATTGAATATTTCCGCAACGCTGTATTCAATTACCCGACGATGGCAGAATGCTATAAAGTCGCCGCTTTCGATGCACTGGAAAAAATGAGTCTGGATCGACTCTTCGAAGCATCGAAAACATCCAAAGCAGCAGCTACGTTGGATAAAGAGCTGCAGGAGACACAGGACGAAGCGTCCTCAGTGGAAGTCCTCACTCAGACGAAGTGA
- a CDS encoding putative hydro-lyase: protein MSIDRASLLTGAAVREACRTDQFSGQTSGLAPGFAQANLVILREAEAAHFREFCAKNPKPCPVLEVTEAGNPCPRQSTPDADLRTDLPRYRVWESGELVEEPTSISHLWQDDLVAFLIGCSFTFEAEMIRAGLPVRHIDLGVNVPMYRTNVPCESAGIFSGPLVVSMRPFLPADAIRAIQITGRFPAVHGEPVHLGFPDQLGITDLSQPDFGDPVPLHEGELPVFWACGVTPQTVLMEAKPEFAITHSPGCMFVTDWKDEQLATR from the coding sequence ATGAGCATTGATCGTGCTTCACTGTTAACCGGTGCGGCTGTGCGTGAAGCCTGTCGCACCGATCAGTTCTCCGGGCAGACCTCGGGGCTGGCTCCCGGGTTCGCCCAGGCGAATCTGGTGATTCTTCGTGAAGCCGAGGCAGCTCACTTTCGCGAGTTCTGTGCGAAAAATCCGAAACCCTGCCCTGTCCTGGAAGTGACGGAGGCCGGCAATCCCTGCCCGCGGCAGTCGACTCCCGACGCTGATCTCAGGACTGACCTGCCCCGCTACCGTGTCTGGGAATCGGGTGAACTGGTAGAAGAACCGACCAGCATCTCCCACCTCTGGCAAGACGACCTGGTGGCATTTCTAATTGGTTGCTCGTTCACCTTTGAAGCAGAAATGATTCGTGCAGGGCTGCCTGTCAGACACATCGATCTGGGTGTTAACGTCCCCATGTATCGCACGAATGTGCCTTGTGAATCAGCGGGGATCTTTTCCGGTCCACTGGTTGTTTCCATGCGTCCCTTTCTCCCGGCCGATGCAATTCGCGCGATCCAGATCACCGGGCGTTTCCCGGCTGTCCATGGGGAACCTGTGCATCTGGGGTTTCCTGATCAGCTGGGAATTACCGACCTGAGCCAGCCCGATTTTGGAGATCCCGTTCCGCTCCATGAGGGAGAATTACCCGTCTTCTGGGCCTGTGGTGTGACGCCGCAAACGGTGTTGATGGAAGCGAAGCCGGAATTTGCGATCACGCACAGTCCTGGCTGCATGTTCGTCACTGACTGGAAAGACGAACAACTGGCCACGCGCTAA